Sequence from the Buchnera aphidicola (Anoecia corni) genome:
TCAGGCATAAAATTATAGTAAATTTTGATGTAAATTTTGATGTAAATTTTGATGTAAATTTTGATGTAAATTTTGATGTAAATTTTGATGTAAATTTTGATGTAAATTTTACTTAATTTTCATATTAAAAATTAAACTTTTTTAGGCTTAAATTTATTAGAATTTAAGAACAATAAATGATATAATTTTTGTATTAAAATAATTAATAATAATTGTTAATTTAATTCAATAAAATTGTGTAATAAAAAAATGAATTTAATGCAGGTAATAAAAAAAAAATCTAATTATTATTTTAATCCTACTGATATTTTTTCACGTCTTTGTAACAACATTCCAGCTACTCTATTATTAGAATCTGCAGAAGTAAAAAATAAAAATAAGATTACTAGTATGATAATTACAAATTCAGCTTTAAAAATTTCTGCTTTTGGAAGAAATGTAATTATAAAAATACTAACAATTAATGGACAAAAATTTATTTCAAAATTTATTTGTCTATTATCTAAAAAAATAAAAGTTATTTATTCTATTAATTCAATTACACTAAAATTTCCGAAAATAGATAAAAATTTTGATGAAGATAAAAGAATTGTTGCTTTATCTATTTTTGATTCTTTAAGAACAATTCTAAATAGTTTTAAATCTGAAAAAGATTTTGAAAAAGCAATGTTTTTAGGAGGATTTTTTTCTTACGATTTAGTTTCTAACTTTGAGTTATTACCTAAATTAAAATCAACTCAAAATTGTCCTGATTTTTGTTTTTATTTATCAGAAATTTTAGTTATTTTAGATCATCAAAAAAAAAATTGTTTTATTCAAGCTAGTTTATTTAGCCAAAATATTATAGAAAAAAATAGAATTCTAAAAAAAGTAGAAGAAATAGATCAAATATTAAAAAAAATGACTCCAGTTCAGTTAAATAAAAAAATTGGATCTACAAAAATTATAACTAATAAAAATGATAAAGAATATTGTGAAATCATTAAAAAAGTTCAATCTTATATCAGGAAAGGAGATATATTTCAGGCTGTC
This genomic interval carries:
- a CDS encoding anthranilate synthase component 1; translated protein: MNLMQVIKKKSNYYFNPTDIFSRLCNNIPATLLLESAEVKNKNKITSMIITNSALKISAFGRNVIIKILTINGQKFISKFICLLSKKIKVIYSINSITLKFPKIDKNFDEDKRIVALSIFDSLRTILNSFKSEKDFEKAMFLGGFFSYDLVSNFELLPKLKSTQNCPDFCFYLSEILVILDHQKKNCFIQASLFSQNIIEKNRILKKVEEIDQILKKMTPVQLNKKIGSTKIITNKNDKEYCEIIKKVQSYIRKGDIFQAVPSRKFFISCPYPLSAYHILKNTNPSPYMFYMQDYKFTLFGASPESSLKYNPKNRKIEIHPIAGTRLRGLKKDNKIDFDLDNRIELEMRTNKKELAEHIMLVDLARNDLAKICKTGTRYVSDLLRVDKYKHVMHLVSCVRGELKNHLDCLHAYQACMNMGTLTGSPKVKAMEIISKLEKEKRGTYGGAIGYLTSSGEMDTCIIIRSAYVENNLATVQTGAGVVLDSNPIDEAEESRNKAITVLKAIQASNLLLEEI